Proteins encoded by one window of Acetivibrio thermocellus ATCC 27405:
- a CDS encoding substrate-binding domain-containing protein, with product MKRFLVLLLAISLIFTFTACNSGSGSGNGQAKGYVGDPSDEYYMVTFLSGIDYWKYCFEGFEDAAKAIGVTAKYTGQTDTDVSGQVAVLEQVIAQKPKGIAVTAVNSTALADTINSAIEQGISVVCFDSDSPTSNRSAYLGTGNYAAGQKAAEFLVPLVNYKGKIAVLYTVGAENSESRVQGFEDWCKQNAPEVSLVKVNDAGDTTVAADNLAAALQANDDIVGVFCVDGVAGTAGPTAVAESKKDLRVLAFDVDVTVLDKVKSGEIDGTVAQGMYNMGYWSLMMLYTEANGLSSKALPGNLDTGVVIVTKDNVDEYYPKK from the coding sequence ATGAAAAGATTTTTAGTATTATTGCTTGCCATTTCGCTGATATTTACATTTACAGCATGCAATTCCGGTTCAGGCTCAGGAAATGGACAGGCAAAAGGCTATGTAGGCGATCCTTCGGATGAATACTACATGGTTACTTTCCTTTCCGGTATTGATTACTGGAAGTACTGCTTTGAAGGTTTTGAGGATGCAGCTAAAGCAATTGGCGTAACTGCAAAATATACCGGTCAGACAGATACTGATGTTTCAGGTCAGGTTGCAGTGCTTGAACAGGTCATTGCTCAAAAACCAAAAGGTATAGCAGTAACAGCGGTTAATTCAACAGCATTGGCGGATACAATCAATTCAGCTATTGAACAAGGTATTTCAGTTGTATGCTTTGACTCTGACTCTCCTACTTCAAACCGTTCCGCATATCTTGGAACCGGTAACTATGCAGCAGGTCAGAAGGCGGCTGAGTTCCTGGTACCGTTGGTAAACTACAAAGGTAAAATTGCAGTATTGTATACAGTTGGTGCAGAAAACAGTGAATCCCGTGTTCAGGGTTTTGAAGACTGGTGTAAACAAAATGCGCCCGAAGTTTCCCTCGTAAAAGTTAATGATGCAGGCGATACAACTGTCGCAGCGGACAACCTGGCGGCTGCATTACAGGCAAATGATGATATTGTTGGTGTATTCTGTGTAGACGGTGTTGCAGGTACTGCAGGACCGACAGCAGTTGCAGAATCAAAGAAAGATTTAAGAGTTCTTGCATTTGACGTTGATGTGACAGTTCTTGACAAGGTTAAGAGCGGTGAAATTGATGGTACAGTTGCACAGGGAATGTATAACATGGGTTATTGGAGCCTGATGATGCTCTATACTGAGGCAAACGGTCTTTCGTCCAAAGCTCTTCCGGGCAATCTTGACACAGGTGTTGTAATAGTAACAAAAGATAATGTTGATGAGTACTATCCAAAGAAATAA
- a CDS encoding iron-containing alcohol dehydrogenase encodes MKAFNYYAPTEIIFGCGRVQEIGSITAQYGKKALLVTVPEFPEVKELYEKVKKSLRENGVEVVHFDGVIPNPTTDVVTEGANMAKAAGVDVVIGLGGGSSIDTAKAIAVEATHPGTAWDYNCHTPGPTSATLPIIAIGTTAGTGSQCTQCAVITKTSEKDKSAIWHKNIFPKVAIVDPEVTVTMPKSVTAQTGFDAFAHNFEAYLSVKTSPLVEMMAIEAIKMIKEYLPKALENPNDIEARSKMSLADTLGGLTNSNAGVTLPHGLGMQVGGHAPHVSHGQALAIIYPQFTRYTYAWAIEKFAKVGRIFNPALNELSDEEAAKEACVAIDDFLKKIGLWIGFKDVNVTKEQIREIADDGQVLGDYLNNPRVATIDEMYELLMNCYERKE; translated from the coding sequence ATGAAAGCATTTAACTATTATGCACCTACTGAAATTATTTTCGGATGCGGCAGAGTTCAGGAAATTGGATCAATAACTGCCCAATATGGAAAGAAAGCTTTGCTGGTAACTGTACCGGAATTTCCGGAAGTAAAGGAGCTCTATGAAAAAGTAAAGAAGTCTCTTAGGGAAAATGGTGTGGAAGTAGTACATTTTGACGGTGTTATTCCAAATCCCACCACTGATGTTGTAACTGAAGGAGCAAATATGGCAAAGGCTGCCGGGGTTGATGTAGTTATTGGATTGGGAGGAGGTTCCTCAATAGATACTGCAAAAGCCATTGCAGTTGAAGCAACCCATCCGGGAACTGCCTGGGATTATAACTGCCACACTCCGGGCCCCACATCTGCTACCCTCCCTATTATCGCAATAGGAACAACAGCAGGAACCGGCAGCCAGTGTACACAATGTGCAGTTATCACAAAAACAAGTGAAAAGGATAAATCCGCAATTTGGCACAAAAATATTTTCCCTAAAGTTGCGATAGTTGATCCCGAAGTGACAGTCACGATGCCCAAAAGTGTAACTGCGCAGACCGGTTTTGACGCTTTTGCCCATAACTTTGAAGCATATCTTTCCGTGAAAACCAGTCCGTTAGTTGAGATGATGGCAATAGAAGCAATAAAGATGATTAAGGAATATTTGCCAAAAGCTTTGGAGAATCCAAACGACATTGAGGCACGGTCAAAGATGTCATTGGCTGACACTTTGGGTGGACTTACCAATTCCAACGCAGGAGTAACACTGCCCCATGGGTTGGGAATGCAAGTCGGCGGCCATGCTCCCCATGTATCCCACGGACAGGCTTTGGCGATAATATATCCTCAATTTACAAGGTACACATACGCCTGGGCAATTGAAAAGTTCGCCAAGGTTGGAAGAATATTTAATCCTGCATTGAATGAACTTTCCGATGAAGAAGCGGCAAAAGAAGCGTGTGTGGCAATTGATGATTTCCTGAAGAAAATAGGTTTGTGGATTGGTTTTAAAGATGTGAATGTTACGAAAGAGCAAATTCGTGAAATAGCAGATGATGGTCAGGTTTTAGGTGATTACCTCAACAATCCTCGTGTAGCAACGATTGATGAGATGTACGAGCTACTGATGAATTGCTATGAGCGCAAAGAATGA
- the rbsD gene encoding D-ribose pyranase: MSAKNEVDENMVETGILNRDIAAELAKLGHTDRVLIADAGLAIPNTTKVIDVSLDVNFPTTVDVLKVLLKHFSVEKLILSQATVDVSPSRYKEYLSLFDESVPCEIVEHSTLRDTLTKEVKFAIRTGDFTANSNIILVSAGGPRWYCENLE, encoded by the coding sequence ATGAGCGCAAAGAATGAGGTGGACGAGAATATGGTTGAAACAGGAATCTTGAATAGGGATATTGCTGCAGAACTTGCCAAATTGGGGCATACGGACCGCGTTCTTATTGCAGATGCAGGGCTTGCCATACCCAATACTACCAAAGTTATTGATGTTTCTCTTGACGTAAATTTTCCCACAACCGTGGATGTATTAAAAGTACTGCTAAAGCACTTCAGCGTTGAAAAGCTCATTCTAAGTCAGGCAACAGTTGATGTAAGTCCGTCAAGGTATAAAGAATATTTGAGTTTGTTTGATGAAAGCGTACCCTGTGAAATTGTAGAGCATTCTACTTTGCGCGATACTCTTACAAAAGAGGTTAAGTTCGCAATTAGAACCGGCGATTTTACGGCAAATTCAAATATAATCCTTGTAAGTGCCGGAGGTCCTCGTTGGTACTGCGAAAACTTGGAGTGA
- a CDS encoding ABC transporter ATP-binding protein → MKKLSVYLKGYIKESILGPLFKLLEASFELLVPIVIKSIVDTGIGRADKVYIIKMCLLLILLGVVGMVCSVTAQYFAAKASVGFVTKLRRALFRHIGQLSYTEIDTLGTSSMITRMTSDINQVQTGMNLTLRLLLRSPFIVFGAMIMAFTVDTNAAFTFVVAIPALFIVVFAIMLLSIPLYRKVQQRLDRVLKSTRENLTGVRVIRAFRLEEKEIAEFDKRNEELTSTQIFVGRISALMNPLTYVIINLAIIWLIHIGAIRVSKGLLTQGAVLALYNYMSQILTELIKFANLIISITKAVASANRISAVLDVESSLVEKESEPQGDRSEFIVEFHNVGLTYKNAGAEALTNINFSVRRGEVVGIIGGTGSGKTSLVNLIPRFYDATVGEVIVDGINVKDYPLKKLRDKIGVVPQKAVLFKGSIRENMRWGNKNATDEEIMEAINIAQAGEIVAQKKEGLDFLIEQGGKNLSGGQRQRFTIARAIVKKPEILILDDSASALDFATDAALRKALRELPWNPTIFIVSQRTSSIQHADKIIVLDDGEIVGIGKHDELLETCEVYREIYDSQFKKEEK, encoded by the coding sequence ATGAAAAAGTTGTCGGTTTATTTAAAGGGATATATAAAGGAAAGTATTCTTGGACCCTTATTCAAACTTTTGGAAGCATCATTTGAATTACTGGTACCTATTGTTATCAAATCCATTGTTGATACCGGCATTGGGCGGGCTGACAAAGTATATATCATTAAAATGTGCCTGTTGTTGATTCTTTTGGGTGTTGTTGGAATGGTATGTTCGGTAACGGCCCAGTATTTTGCCGCCAAAGCTTCAGTGGGATTTGTGACAAAGCTTCGCCGTGCACTGTTTAGACATATTGGCCAATTGTCTTATACGGAAATTGACACCCTTGGTACATCCAGTATGATTACCCGTATGACGAGTGATATAAACCAGGTACAGACCGGAATGAACCTGACATTGCGTCTGTTGCTGCGTTCACCTTTTATTGTGTTTGGTGCCATGATTATGGCGTTTACTGTGGATACCAATGCGGCTTTTACTTTTGTTGTAGCCATCCCTGCGCTTTTTATAGTTGTTTTTGCAATTATGCTGCTGTCCATTCCTCTTTACAGGAAGGTACAGCAAAGGCTTGACAGAGTGTTAAAGTCAACAAGGGAAAATCTCACAGGTGTCCGGGTGATTAGGGCTTTTCGCCTTGAAGAAAAAGAAATAGCTGAATTTGACAAACGCAATGAAGAATTGACCTCAACACAGATATTTGTAGGCAGAATTTCAGCTCTGATGAATCCTTTGACCTATGTTATTATTAATCTTGCCATTATCTGGCTTATTCATATCGGTGCAATCCGCGTATCAAAGGGACTGCTTACGCAGGGAGCTGTTTTGGCACTCTATAATTATATGTCCCAAATTCTTACTGAGCTTATAAAATTCGCAAACCTAATCATTAGCATTACAAAAGCTGTTGCCAGCGCCAACCGTATCAGTGCGGTGCTGGATGTAGAATCCAGTTTGGTGGAGAAAGAGTCTGAGCCGCAAGGTGACAGGTCCGAATTTATCGTTGAATTTCACAATGTAGGATTGACGTATAAAAATGCCGGTGCTGAAGCTTTAACAAATATTAATTTTTCAGTCCGCCGCGGTGAAGTGGTTGGTATCATCGGCGGTACAGGTTCCGGTAAAACTTCTTTGGTAAATCTTATTCCGAGGTTTTACGATGCCACGGTAGGCGAGGTTATTGTAGACGGTATTAATGTTAAGGATTATCCTTTGAAAAAGCTGCGTGACAAGATAGGTGTCGTTCCGCAAAAAGCTGTGCTGTTTAAGGGCAGTATCCGCGAAAATATGCGTTGGGGAAATAAAAATGCAACCGATGAAGAAATCATGGAAGCCATTAATATTGCCCAGGCAGGAGAAATTGTGGCTCAAAAGAAGGAAGGGCTTGATTTTCTTATTGAACAAGGAGGAAAAAACCTTTCGGGAGGGCAGCGTCAACGTTTTACCATAGCACGGGCCATTGTTAAAAAGCCGGAAATCTTAATTCTTGATGACAGTGCTTCGGCTCTTGACTTTGCGACCGATGCAGCTCTTCGCAAGGCTCTTCGTGAGTTACCGTGGAATCCGACAATTTTTATTGTTTCGCAACGTACTTCATCGATTCAACATGCTGATAAGATTATAGTTCTCGATGACGGAGAAATTGTTGGTATCGGTAAGCATGACGAGCTGCTTGAAACTTGTGAGGTATATCGCGAAATTTATGACTCACAATTCAAGAAGGAGGAAAAATGA
- a CDS encoding ABC transporter ATP-binding protein, with protein sequence MKSRKIQMDTIRKVLRYIKKYRVLLFISILLAASTVALTLYVPILIGNAIDYIVGPGNVNFEVVAKILVQIAFAVGITAIFEWFMYTINNNITYQVVRDIREKAFRKIEILPLSYIDSHPHGEIVSRVIADVEQFAEGLLMGFTQLFTGVVTIIATLIFMLTINIKITFIVVILTPLSLFVANFIAKHTYSMFKLQSETRGEQTSLIEEMIGNVKVVQAFSYQEEALKKFDEINERLEKYSLRAVFFSSLTNPLTRFINSLVYAAVALAGAIAVISGDVGSTMTVGGLSIFLSYASQYAKPFNEISGVITEMQNALACAGRVFELIEEKPQVPDADDAVTLKNASGNVVFDNVAFSYVPERPLIRNLNLEVKPGQRVAIVGPTGSGKTTVINLLMRFYDVDSGSIKVEGIDIRNITRQSLRENYGMVLQDTWLKSGTIRENITMGKPDATEEEIITAAKAAHAHSFIKRLENGYDTVISEEGGSLSQGQKQLLSIARVMLCLPPMLILDEATSSIDTRTEVKIQEAFARLMQGRTSFVVAHRLSTIREADVILVMKDGDIIEQGTHEELLSKKGFYANLYNSQFAQ encoded by the coding sequence ATGAAAAGCAGAAAAATTCAAATGGACACTATCCGAAAGGTTCTCAGATATATAAAAAAATATCGTGTTCTTTTATTCATTTCCATTCTTCTTGCTGCGTCCACAGTAGCCTTAACTCTCTATGTGCCTATTCTTATCGGTAACGCCATTGATTATATCGTAGGACCGGGTAATGTAAATTTTGAAGTCGTAGCGAAAATTCTTGTCCAAATTGCTTTTGCCGTTGGTATTACTGCTATATTTGAATGGTTTATGTACACAATAAACAATAATATTACTTACCAGGTGGTGCGGGATATTCGTGAAAAAGCTTTTCGAAAAATTGAGATTTTACCTCTTTCATATATAGATTCTCATCCCCACGGTGAAATTGTAAGCCGTGTGATTGCTGATGTTGAACAGTTTGCTGAAGGTCTTCTGATGGGCTTTACCCAGCTTTTCACCGGTGTTGTTACGATTATTGCCACGTTGATTTTCATGCTCACCATCAATATAAAGATTACTTTTATTGTAGTTATCCTCACACCGCTTTCTCTTTTTGTTGCAAATTTTATTGCAAAGCATACCTATTCCATGTTTAAGTTGCAGTCCGAAACCCGCGGAGAGCAAACTTCGCTTATTGAAGAGATGATAGGCAACGTAAAAGTGGTTCAGGCGTTTTCCTATCAGGAAGAAGCACTGAAGAAGTTCGACGAGATTAATGAAAGGCTTGAAAAATACTCCCTTCGTGCTGTCTTCTTTTCGTCTTTGACCAATCCTTTAACCCGTTTTATCAACAGCCTTGTTTATGCGGCAGTCGCCCTTGCGGGCGCAATAGCGGTTATCAGCGGTGATGTGGGAAGTACCATGACGGTGGGCGGACTTTCCATATTTTTAAGTTATGCCAGCCAGTATGCTAAACCCTTCAATGAAATTTCCGGTGTGATAACCGAGATGCAAAATGCCCTTGCCTGTGCAGGACGCGTTTTTGAGTTGATTGAAGAAAAACCTCAGGTTCCGGATGCTGATGATGCAGTCACGCTCAAAAACGCCAGCGGCAATGTTGTTTTTGACAATGTGGCTTTTTCCTATGTTCCTGAACGTCCTTTGATTCGAAATTTAAACCTTGAAGTAAAACCCGGACAGCGTGTGGCGATTGTTGGGCCCACCGGTTCCGGCAAAACTACTGTGATTAATCTTTTGATGCGTTTTTATGATGTTGATTCCGGCAGCATAAAAGTGGAGGGTATAGATATTCGAAACATCACCCGGCAAAGCCTGAGGGAAAACTATGGCATGGTATTGCAGGATACGTGGCTCAAATCCGGTACCATTCGCGAAAATATCACAATGGGAAAACCGGACGCAACGGAGGAGGAAATCATTACTGCGGCAAAAGCCGCTCATGCCCACAGTTTTATCAAACGGCTGGAAAACGGCTATGATACCGTCATCAGCGAGGAAGGAGGAAGTCTTTCACAGGGACAAAAGCAATTGCTCAGTATTGCCCGCGTTATGCTTTGTTTGCCGCCGATGCTTATTTTGGATGAAGCAACATCTTCCATTGACACCCGTACCGAGGTCAAAATTCAGGAAGCCTTTGCAAGACTTATGCAAGGCCGCACAAGTTTTGTTGTTGCGCACCGCTTGTCCACAATACGGGAAGCCGACGTTATTCTCGTGATGAAAGACGGTGATATTATCGAGCAGGGTACCCATGAAGAGTTGCTCTCGAAAAAAGGTTTTTATGCCAATCTGTATAACAGTCAATTTGCGCAATGA
- a CDS encoding putative heavy metal-binding protein: MIITTTNGIEGKRVVEYKGIVCGEVISGVDFIKDFAAGLTNFFGGRSKSYEGELIEAREGAIREMKERAIQMGANAIIGVDIDYEVLGQGGNMLMVTASGTAVVIE; this comes from the coding sequence ATGATTATAACCACAACAAACGGGATAGAAGGCAAAAGAGTTGTTGAATACAAGGGCATAGTTTGCGGAGAGGTAATTTCCGGTGTGGACTTCATAAAGGATTTTGCAGCGGGCCTTACGAATTTTTTCGGCGGCCGTTCAAAATCATATGAAGGCGAATTGATTGAGGCCAGAGAGGGAGCAATTCGTGAAATGAAAGAAAGAGCGATTCAGATGGGTGCCAATGCAATAATAGGAGTGGATATTGACTATGAGGTACTTGGACAAGGCGGAAACATGCTTATGGTAACGGCTTCCGGTACTGCGGTGGTAATAGAGTAA
- a CDS encoding TPM domain-containing protein, translated as MPYLRKKSSISALILLSFFFISYISQALVFAESSKNVKDYLNYLTAEEIASLQSDIDSIKKSYKLDVVIVITDNTQGKSSRDFADDFYDYNGYGIGTRKSGLLMLVNMQNREIWISTCGDAIDIFTDNRISIMEDNVIRHLSNNDYYSACKTFIRDVKNYAYDGVPYGQYRSQSDTNITYADKVSRRIKSVSIYITALVISLGATLILSLSSKGKITINSGTYEEPGSFVLTETRDDYIRESTTRTRISESSGSRGGNVSSTHTGSSGRTHGGGGKKF; from the coding sequence GTGCCTTATTTGCGTAAAAAGTCAAGTATTTCAGCTCTGATTTTGTTGTCTTTCTTTTTTATTTCATATATATCACAGGCTTTGGTTTTTGCCGAAAGCTCTAAAAATGTAAAAGACTACCTGAATTATCTTACCGCTGAGGAAATTGCAAGCCTTCAGTCCGACATTGACAGCATAAAAAAGAGTTACAAGCTTGATGTCGTCATCGTTATTACCGATAACACCCAGGGCAAGTCTTCCCGCGATTTTGCGGATGATTTTTACGATTACAACGGGTATGGCATAGGCACAAGAAAGTCCGGCCTGTTGATGCTTGTTAACATGCAAAACAGGGAAATCTGGATATCCACATGTGGCGATGCCATTGATATTTTCACAGACAACAGAATTTCCATAATGGAAGACAATGTAATCAGACATCTTTCCAACAATGATTACTACAGCGCTTGCAAAACCTTTATCAGGGATGTCAAAAACTATGCCTATGACGGTGTTCCATACGGGCAATACAGGTCTCAGTCCGACACAAATATAACGTACGCTGACAAAGTATCCCGAAGGATAAAATCAGTCTCCATATATATAACCGCTCTTGTTATATCTTTAGGAGCCACATTAATTCTGTCGTTGTCCAGCAAAGGAAAGATTACAATAAATTCCGGCACCTATGAAGAGCCCGGTTCCTTTGTGCTCACTGAAACAAGGGATGATTATATAAGGGAGTCCACAACAAGAACAAGAATCAGCGAAAGTTCCGGTTCAAGGGGAGGTAATGTAAGCAGTACCCATACCGGAAGCAGTGGAAGAACCCATGGCGGTGGTGGCAAAAAATTCTGA
- a CDS encoding methyl-accepting chemotaxis protein, with protein MKNRFNIREVFSKIKTSGFKKIKRLKQAIASKVRFLKSLNEKKSSEKNIFMPFFRLKDVSIGIKLNVIVSIVLVVSLSVVILYSFGIVRNILVEQAKDGTLQVSKQTNSNMRMLLESMDQEATALSRNEQIADIISRLNSTDDATLQSRYSSQLRTMLTNYVDEKSNYFYTILAVSNNYLYSISGQQIISHQINIKEVDSIKSFVESTKYSKWYDPYVQDVLIHQDTTGLGGKVITLAKKVYSRTKLKSPGQLFFYINYENLGRIFNDLHLPYDGVMYVVGNDYNIVMNPSKKEHMSLAINDVSQEEKERNFYIDEEIFKKIKSEPSGAFTTKLYGKDVLITFSTIDKVNVTDLGWTFVTVTEVDKITESVNRVSAQVIIIGLICLALGILLSQLINKDITKNIKKLVKTMEKVGSGNLSIEFKVEERKDEIGKLSNSFAKMISNLNGLIMSVKHASDVTIDASSNVSAKIQETYASIQQTNAILDVIKEKSFQQGKIVKEGERQVALTKDEVNQAKDTMKDVDAILSKSKEISEDNRMSVSLLHEMSQNIRTAMNEIGAESKELIATSKEITKFTRQIKEISEQTKLIALNSAIESARLGAQGKTFHLLSEETRNLASKTKDLSGSIDQIIQNLIEKINNTNKVVLKLDKVAENTENSVKDVTESLDKNIEFLNEITSNVSRIKQVFTHIDDFVNQIVSTIEYISASAEANIQDISDVSKAMNEQIKCQESLLEQTTNLLNLSQELKKKAEEIS; from the coding sequence ATGAAAAACAGGTTTAATATAAGAGAGGTTTTCAGTAAAATCAAAACTTCTGGCTTTAAAAAAATAAAAAGATTAAAACAGGCGATTGCATCGAAAGTGCGCTTTTTAAAAAGTTTGAACGAAAAAAAATCAAGTGAAAAAAATATTTTTATGCCTTTCTTCAGGCTTAAAGATGTAAGTATAGGAATTAAACTCAATGTAATTGTATCTATTGTTCTTGTAGTATCTTTGTCTGTAGTAATTTTGTACTCTTTTGGCATTGTGAGGAATATCCTTGTGGAGCAGGCAAAGGACGGAACGCTGCAGGTTTCAAAGCAAACCAATTCGAATATGCGAATGCTCCTTGAATCAATGGATCAGGAGGCAACGGCTTTAAGCAGAAATGAACAAATAGCGGATATTATTTCGAGGTTGAACAGTACTGATGATGCTACTTTACAAAGCAGATACTCGAGTCAGTTAAGAACGATGCTGACTAATTATGTGGACGAAAAAAGTAACTATTTTTACACTATTCTGGCGGTTTCCAATAACTACCTATATTCGATTTCCGGACAGCAAATAATAAGTCATCAGATAAATATAAAAGAAGTTGACAGTATAAAATCTTTTGTTGAAAGTACGAAATATTCAAAATGGTATGATCCTTACGTGCAAGATGTTTTAATTCATCAGGACACAACCGGTTTGGGCGGAAAAGTAATTACTTTGGCTAAAAAAGTTTATTCAAGGACAAAGCTAAAAAGTCCGGGGCAGCTGTTCTTCTATATCAACTATGAAAATTTGGGCAGAATATTTAATGATTTGCATTTGCCTTATGACGGGGTTATGTATGTTGTCGGAAACGACTATAACATTGTAATGAATCCTTCAAAAAAAGAACACATGTCGCTGGCTATAAATGATGTTAGCCAGGAAGAAAAAGAACGGAATTTTTATATTGACGAAGAGATATTCAAGAAAATTAAATCAGAACCGAGCGGTGCTTTTACAACAAAGTTGTATGGGAAAGATGTTTTGATAACTTTTTCAACAATAGATAAAGTCAATGTTACGGATTTGGGATGGACTTTTGTAACCGTTACGGAAGTAGATAAGATTACGGAAAGTGTCAACAGAGTTTCGGCACAGGTAATAATTATCGGTTTAATTTGTTTGGCGCTGGGGATACTGTTATCTCAATTAATAAATAAAGACATTACGAAGAATATAAAGAAACTGGTAAAAACAATGGAGAAAGTAGGCAGCGGTAATTTATCAATAGAGTTTAAAGTTGAGGAGAGAAAGGATGAGATAGGCAAGCTTAGTAACAGTTTTGCAAAGATGATAAGCAACTTGAACGGATTGATTATGAGTGTTAAACATGCTTCGGATGTCACAATTGACGCATCTTCCAATGTATCCGCAAAAATTCAGGAAACGTATGCTTCTATTCAACAAACAAATGCTATTTTGGACGTTATAAAGGAAAAGAGTTTTCAACAGGGTAAGATTGTAAAAGAAGGTGAGCGACAGGTTGCCTTGACAAAAGATGAAGTCAATCAGGCAAAAGACACGATGAAAGATGTAGATGCGATACTTTCCAAGTCAAAAGAAATCAGCGAAGATAATCGAATGTCAGTAAGCTTGTTGCATGAAATGTCTCAAAATATCAGAACAGCTATGAATGAAATAGGTGCGGAATCTAAAGAGCTTATTGCAACTTCAAAGGAAATAACAAAATTTACAAGACAGATCAAAGAGATTTCAGAACAAACAAAATTGATTGCTCTGAATTCAGCTATTGAGTCAGCCCGATTGGGAGCCCAGGGAAAGACATTCCATTTGTTATCTGAAGAAACCAGAAACTTGGCTTCAAAAACCAAAGATTTGTCGGGCAGCATAGACCAGATAATTCAAAATCTTATTGAAAAGATTAACAATACCAACAAGGTTGTATTAAAGTTGGACAAAGTGGCCGAGAATACCGAAAATTCGGTAAAGGACGTAACAGAAAGTCTGGATAAAAATATTGAATTTTTAAATGAGATAACATCAAATGTCTCTCGGATAAAACAGGTATTTACGCACATAGACGACTTTGTCAATCAGATAGTATCTACGATAGAATATATAAGCGCAAGTGCCGAGGCGAATATTCAAGACATTTCTGATGTAAGCAAAGCGATGAACGAGCAGATAAAGTGTCAGGAATCATTATTGGAGCAGACCACCAATTTGCTTAACTTGTCACAGGAGCTCAAGAAAAAAGCTGAAGAGATATCCTGA